Proteins from a genomic interval of Lycium ferocissimum isolate CSIRO_LF1 chromosome 2, AGI_CSIRO_Lferr_CH_V1, whole genome shotgun sequence:
- the LOC132046964 gene encoding uncharacterized protein LOC132046964, whose amino-acid sequence MLNNPQGSQNRAKNSKAIFFNPNVSCAYCGKVGHVMDDCYRLHGFSDNFELTNEKTYAGNIKGNAVLFAEEPENNNYINFDTINQLMKKEQFNHFIQMVKQIKAPESSQVNTGSEINANAVAGLFNEESSSF is encoded by the exons ATGCTCAACAACCCACAAGGTTCACAAAACAGAGCTAAAAATtcaaaagcaattttttttaaccctAATGTTTCTTGTGCTTATTGTGGAAAAGTAGGTCATGTCATGGATGATTGCTACAGGCTACATGGATTTTCTGATAATTTTGAGTTGACAAATGAAAAGACATATGCAGGCAATATCAAGGGAAATGCAGTTCTATTTGCAGAGGAACCAGAGAACAACAACTATATTAATTTTGATACTATCAATCAACTCATGAAAAAGGAGCAGTTCAATCATTTTATTCAGATGGTCAAGCAGATCAAGGCACCAGAGTCTTCACAAGTAAATACAGGATCTGAAATTAATGCTAATGCAGTTGCTG GGCTCTTTAATGAAGAGAGTTCAAGTTTTTGA